In one window of Tubulanus polymorphus chromosome 3, tnTubPoly1.2, whole genome shotgun sequence DNA:
- the LOC141902830 gene encoding synaptogenesis protein syg-2-like, giving the protein MISNKVRLTVNFQATTLTMMKKPADYVLVNNNQQIECRTDSSNPAVQIQWFTYSTSTWTPLASQPATSQTSADNHGFVATSALSITATKTINQARYRCQTGNLYKDTTITVYYPPSSVALQGPTSPVRDSISVDFTCTATGGNPVPNLAITRTSEDSTVKQGVSPLTYSTSVTKTDNQAKYQCTASGAGIPTPMISNKFVLTVNFQATSLTMVKKPADRVLFNNNQQMECKTDSSNPAVQIQWFIYSSTTWTALVSQPTTSQTSAAYHGFVATSTLSITATKSMNQAQYRCQTGNLYKDTTITVHFPPESMTLTEIPNGPVVEGTSKTLTCTTDSSNPVSTIKWAYSSGATTWINISPNPAVNHKPGSHSGQTSTSSLVLSTDKNKNGRQYRCTAYQNSHPVNGVTNSTTLSVLYPPSSVILQGPTSPVQESAPVAITCTATGGNPVPNLAITRISEDSTVKQGVSPLTYSTSVTKTDNQAEYRCTATGAGISTLMISDKVILTVNFLATTLTMVKKPADYVLVNNNQQIECKTDSSNPAVQIQWFTNSSTLTRLDSQPATSQTSAANHGFVANSTLSINATKTMNQARYRCQTGNLYKDTTITVHFPPESITLTQIPNGPVVHGTSKTLTCTSDSSNPVSTIVWAYSSGKTTWTNSLPNPAVNHKPGSHSGQTSTSSLVVPTERDKNGRQYRCSAYQNSHPVNGVTKSMTLSILYAPQLSSQVEPVAANIGESVTFTINYDANPLATTLNCRHNSTNDRRKMKNTSLTQWNVIIQSVQASDFGSYSCRLNNSVGSINITLKLTETGPPQTPSNLSVIAKTAVSVTLSWVSEFEGGAKQTFAVSYRAWNSIRFVNRTGIPDPGYRKLVQTKITGLKPATNYQFKVKSINSNPGDNTSPFTDIVTTNTNAIPSAINTVLKQATVTQQGNSVLIKMSSFPSKYSVYVKYCIKHTNECFNSTKQETTGGSISIEIKIDPDQAYSYKLIVTERSDVILSHQVEIPVTTNVALIGGVVVGVLLLAIIVIVFVLLFVKRRREGQWIWTKNSSRSPASVPPPKDNNIDGHAAGPRGDVYAVVNKKPKSPPTKDNHVTTDDFDPYSNIDDLVSEDGVKKTGEPIYAQVDKKKKRNQNQVVNGASGTDPINSNVDKSKKQKTKGSVDSAEPLYAQVEKNKKRKGKKAKKAETNGNYEMENPYQTIGDKENPYQDVYNNDDGDIVKYVNCGVDNPAFNADDVEELRKEPIYLHVVNNVKIQAPPGVLIGDFDDYSTYSELGRVVEPQVQAELVARLEAEEAERRRQREEKEQQEKSC; this is encoded by the exons atgatttcaaataaagtTAGATTAACTGTCAACT TTCAAGCAACAACGCTGACGATGATGAAGAAACCGGCAGATTATGTGTTAGTAAACAATAATCAACAGATAGAGTGTAGAACTGACTCGTCAAACCCGGCTGTACAGATTCAGTGGTTCACATATTCCACTTCAACATGGACACCACTTGCCTCTCAACCAGCTACGAGTCAAACTAGTGCAGACAATCACGGGTTTGTGGCTACTAGCGCATTATCTATTACTGCAACTAAAACTATAAATCAAGCTCGATACAGATGTCAAACTGGAAATCTTTACAAGGATACAACGATTACCGTTTACT ATCCGCCAAGCAGTGTTGCATTACAAGGACCGACGTCACCAGTTCGGGATTCCATTTCCGTTGACTTCACGTGTACAGCTACAGGGGGTAACCCGGTACCGAACCTCGCCATAACTAGAACATCAGAGGACAGCACTGTGAAACAGGGAGTTAGTCCTCTAACATATTCAACATCCGTCACTAAAACAGATAACCAGGCAAAATATCAATGTACAGCTTCTGGGGCTGGTATACCAACACCAatgatttctaataaattcgTATTAACTGTCAACT ttcAAGCAACATCACTGACAATGGTGAAGAAACCGGCAGATCGTGTATTATTTAACAATAATCAACAGATGGAGTGTAAAACTGACTCGTCAAACCCGGCTGTACAGATTCAGTGGTTCATATATTCCTCCACCACATGGACAGCACTTGTCTCTCAACCAACTACGAGTCAAACTAGTGCAGCCTATCACGGGTTTGTGGCTACTAGCACATTATCTATTACTGCAACTAAATCTATGAATCAGGCTCAATACAGATGTCAAACTGGAAATCTGTACAAAGATACAACAATTACCGTTCACT ttCCACCAGAATCAATGACACTGACTGAAATTCCAAACGGTCCAGTTGTTGAAGGTACATCTAAAACTCTGACGTGTACAACTGACTCCAGTAACCCGGTGTCTACAATTAAGTGGGCGTACAGCTCTGGGGCAACAACGtggataaatatttcaccCAACCCAGCAGTAAATCATAAACCCGGATCTCACAGTGGACAGACATCTACTAGTAGTCTGGTATTATCAACTGATAAGAATAAGAATGGAAGACAATATAGATGTACAGCTTATCAGAACAGTCATCCCGTTAATGGTGTCACCAACTCCACGACATTGTCTGTATTGT aCCCACCAAGTAGTGTTATATTACAAGGACCGACGTCACCCGTTCAGGAATCCGCACCCGTTGCCATAACGTGTACAGCTACAGGGGGTAACCCGGTACCGAACCTGGCTATAACTAGAATATCAGAGGACAGCACTGTGAAACAGGGAGTTAGTCCTCTGACATATTCAACATCCGTCACTAAAACCGATAACCAGGCAGAATATCGATGCACAGCTACTGGGGCTGGTATATCAACACTAATGATTTCTGATAAAGTCATATTAACTGTCAACT TTCTAGCAACAACACTGACAATGGTGAAGAAACCGGCAGATTATGTATTAGTAAACAACAATCAGCAGATAGAGTGTAAAACTGACTCGTCAAACCCGGCTGTACAGATTCAGTGGTTCACAAATTCCTCTACATTGACACGACTTGACTCTCAACCAGCTACGAGTCAAACTAGTGCAGCCAATCACGGGTTTGTGGCGAATAGTACATTATCTATTAATGCAACTAAGACCATGAATCAGGCTCGATACAGATGTCAAACTGGAAATCTTTACAAAGATACAACGATTACCGTTCACT TTCCACCCGAGTCGATTACACTGACTCAAATTCCAAACGGTCCAGTTGTCCACGGTACATCAAAAACTCTGACGTGTACATCTGACTCCAGTAACCCGGTGTCTACAATTGTCTGGGCGTACAGCTCTGGGAAGACAACATGGACAAATAGTTTACCCAATCCAGCAGTAAATCATAAACCCGGATCTCACAGTGGACAGACATCTACTAGTAGTCTAGTAGTACCAACTGAAAGGGATAAAAATGGAAGACAATATAGATGTTCAGCTTATCAAAACAGTCATCCTGTCAATGGTGTCACCAAATCCATGACGTTGTCTATATTGT ATGCACCGCAGCTTTCTTCACAAGTTGAACCCGTTGCCGCAAATATAGGAGAAAGTGTTACATTTACGATAAACTACGATGCAAATCCGCTAGCGACAACTCTCAACTGTAGACACAATTCAACAAATGACCGacggaaaatgaaaaataccagTTTAACGCAGTGGAATGTCATCATACAATCAGTTCAGGCGTCTGATTTTGGATCTTATTCGTGTAGactcaataattcagttggtAGCATAAATATAACACTGAAACTCACAGAAACTG GACCTCCCCAAACACCGTCAAATCTGTCAGTTATTGCAAAAACAGCTGTTTCTGTGACGCTGAGTTGGGTGTCTGAATTTGAGGGTGGTGCCAAACAAACGTTCGCCGTCAGTTACAGGGCTTGGAATTCCATACGATTCGTGAATAGAACTGGAATACCCGACCCAGGTTATAGAAAactggttcaaacaaaaattacCGGATTAAAACCAGCAACTAATTATCAGTTCAAAGTGAAAAGTATCAACTCAAATCCTGGTGATAATACAAGTCCATTTACCGATATAGTTACAACTAATACAAATG CTATTCCAAGCGCTATAAACACCGTATTGAAGCAAGCGACAGTAACACAGCAAGGAAATAGTGTCCTGATAAAAATGTCGTCGTTTCCGTCGAAGTACAGCGTCTACGTGAAATACTGTATCAAACATACAAACGAATGTTTTAATTCTACGAAACAAGAAACTACTGGTGGTTCGATTAGTATTGAGATTAAAATCGATCCCGATCAAGCATACAGTTACAAACTGATTGTAACTGAGAGAAGTGACGTAATTTTGAGCCATCAGGTTGAAATTCCAG TTACTACCAATGTTGCACTGATCGGAGGTGTTGTTGTGGGTGTATTGTTGCTCGCCATCATCGTCATTGTGTTCGTGTTGCTATTCGTGAAAAGGCGTCGAGAAGGTCAATGGATCTGGACAAAAAATAGCTCGAGAAG TCCGGCTTCAGTTCCTCCTCCGAAAGATAACAATATCGATGGACATGCAGCCGGACCTAGAG GTGACGTGTACGCGGTAGTAAACAAAAAACCTAAAAGTCCACCGACCAAAGATAATCACGTCACTACCGATGACTTCG ATCCGTATTCGAACATTGACGATCTTG TTTCAGAAGATGGAGTCAAGAAAACTG GAGAACCGATTTACGCACAGGttgacaaaaagaaaaaacgaaaTCAGAATCAAG TCGTAAATGGTGCAAGCGGTACTGATCCAATTAACTCCAATGTGGATAAAAGcaagaaacagaaaacgaaAG GGTCGGTGGATAGTGCAGAACCATTGTACGCGCAAGTcgagaaaaacaaaaagcgtaAAGGAAAGAAGGCGAAAAAAGCAGAGACAAATGGAAACTACGAAATGG AAAATCCCTATCAAACAATTGGCGACAAAGAGAATCCTTATCAAGACGTTTACAACAATGACGATGGGGATATCGTGAAGTACGTTAACTGTGGTGTCGACAACCCTGCATTCAATGCAGACGATGTAGAAGAACTGAGAAAAGAACCGATCTATTTACACGTCGTTAACAACGTCAAAATTcaagcgccccctggtgtgcTTATCGGTGATTTCGATGATTATTCGACGTACTCAGAACTCGGTCGCGTCGTTGAGCCGCAAGTTCAAGCTGAACTCGTCGCTCGTTTGGAAGCAGAAGAGGCCGAACGCCGCAGACAACGTGAAGAAAAAGAGCAGCAGGAAAAGAGTTGTTGA
- the LOC141902835 gene encoding uncharacterized protein LOC141902835, with the protein MNDQRVQNVPVVWCVFVIVVLCVRSTAGQQQNCIDAADTTLTTVASPEVVKLGGTTVVQCQVSPPGKHFCGFRITIAGQSGQFEFDEINCPRGTITGYTGECDVTAGRYGIRITNRPRVDQF; encoded by the exons atgaacGACCAACGCGTCCAA AATGTACCGGTAGTTTGGTGTGTGTTTGTGATTGTTGTTCTCTGCGTTAGATCTACAGCAG GACAACAGCAGAACTGTATAGACGCAGCGGATACGACACTCACGACAGTTGCATCACCAGAAGTTGTAAAACTAGGTGGCACCACTGTCGTACAATGTCAGGTTTCACCACCCGGAAAACATTTCTGCGGTTTCAGAATAACAATAGCTGGCCAATCGGGGCAGTTTGAGTTTGACGAGATTAACTGTCCTAGGGGAACTATCACTGGGTACACAGGagaatgtgacgtcacagctgGACGCTATGGTATACGTATCACTAAT CGCCCCCGAGTGGACCAGTTCTAA
- the LOC141901093 gene encoding synaptogenesis protein syg-2-like, whose product MISNKVRLTVKFQATTLKMVKKPADYVLVNNNQQIECKTDSSNPVVQIQWFTYSSTTWKLLDPRPATSQTSAANHGFVATSTLSITATKTMNRAQYRCQTGNLYKDTTITVYYPPSSVALQGPTSPVRDSTSVDFTCTATGGNPVPNLLISRTPVGSTVKQGVSPLTYSTSVTKTDNQAKYLCTASGAGIPTPMISNKFVLTVNFQATSLTMVKKPADRVLFNNNQQMECKTDSSNPAVQIQWFIYSSTTWTALVSQPTTSQTSAAYHGFMATSALSITATKSMNQAQYRCQTGNLYKDTTITVHFPPESMTLTEIPNGPVVEGTSKTLTCTTDSSNPVSTIKWAYSSGATTWINISPNPAVNHKPGSHSGQISTSSLVVSTDKDKNGRQYRCTANQNSHPVNGLNQTTTLSILFPPESITLTEIPNGPVVHGTSKTLTCTTESINPVSTIVWAYSSWTTTWTNISPNQAVNHKPGSHSARASTSSLVVPTDKDKNGRQYRCTAYQNSQTVNGVNTSMTLSILCEC is encoded by the exons ATGATTTCTAATAAAGTTAGATTAACTGTCAAAT TTCAAGCAACAACGCTGAAAATGGTGAAGAAACCGGCTGATTATGTATTAGTAAACAACAATCAACAGATAGAGTGTAAAACTGACTCGTCAAACCCGGTTGTACAGATTCAGTGGTTCACATATTCCTCTACAACATGGAAACTACTTGACCCTCGACCAGCTACGAGTCAAACAAGTGCCGCCAATCACGGGTTTGTGGCTACTAGCACATTATCTATTACTGCGACTAAAACCATGAATCGAGCTCAATACAGATGTCAAACTGGAAATCTTTACAAAGATACAACGATTACCGTTTACT ATCCGCCAAGCAGTGTTGCATTACAAGGACCGACGTCACCAGTTCGGGATTCCACTTCCGTTGACTTCACGTGTACAGCTACAGGGGGTAACCCGGTACCGAACCTGCTAATATCTAGAACACCAGTTGGCAGCACTGTGAAACAGGGAGTTAGTCCTCTAACATATTCAACATCCGTCACTAAAACAGATAACCAGGCAAAATATCTATGTACAGCTTCTGGGGCTGGTATACCGACACCAatgatttctaataaattcgTATTAACTGTCAACT ttcAAGCAACATCACTGACAATGGTGAAGAAACCGGCAGATCGTGTATTATTTAACAATAATCAACAGATGGAGTGTAAAACTGACTCGTCAAACCCGGCTGTACAGATTCAGTGGTTCATATATTCCTCCACCACATGGACAGCACTTGTCTCTCAACCAACTACGAGTCAAACTAGTGCAGCCTATCACGGTTTTATGGCTACTAGCGCATTATCTATTACTGCAACTAAATCTATGAATCAGGCTCAATACAGATGTCAAACTGGAAATCTGTACAAAGATACAACAATTACCGTTCACT ttCCACCAGAATCAATGACACTGACTGAAATTCCAAACGGTCCAGTTGTTGAAGGTACATCTAAAACTCTGACGTGTACAACTGACTCCAGTAACCCGGTGTCTACAATTAAGTGGGCGTACAGCTCTGGGGCGACAACAtggataaatatttcaccCAACCCAGCAGTAAATCATAAACCCGGATCTCACAGTGGACAGATATCTACTAGTAGTCTAGTAGTATCAACTGATAAGGATAAGAATGGAAGACAATACAGATGTACAGCTAATCAGAACAGTCATCCCGTTAATGGTCTCAACCAAACCACAACATTGTCTATATTGT TTCCACCCGAGTCAATTACACTGACTGAAATTCCAAACGGTCCAGTTGTTCACGGTACATCAAAAACTCTGACATGTACAACTGAATCCATTAACCCGGTGTCTACAATTGTCTGGGCGTACAGCTCTTGGACGACAACGTGGACAAATATTTCACCCAACCAAGCAGTAAATCATAAACCCGGATCTCACAGTGCACGGGCATCTACTAGTAGTCTAGTAGTACCAACTGATAAGGATAAAAATGGAAGACAATATAGATGTACAGCTTATCAGAACAGTCAAACTGTCAATGGTGTCAACACATCCATGACGTTGTCTATATTGTGTGAGTGTTGA